A genomic segment from Syntrophotalea acetylenivorans encodes:
- a CDS encoding class II fumarate hydratase has translation MSTRTEKDSMGEMQVPSEALYGAQTARALDNFPISGVRFSRPFIQALGMIKQQAARANNALGLLDTERSEAIAKAAGEVMTGTLDDQFVLDIYQTGSGTSTNMNTNEVIANRAAQLLGKEIGSGAVHPNDHVNYGQSSNDVIPTAMHISAVMEVRQTLLPALTTLQEALGEKALSFNGITKIGRTHLQDATPVRLGQVFSGYARQLTLAIRWIEAAEEGLLELPLGGTAVGSGLNTHPQFAERVIAAISELTGRPFVEAANHFEAQAAKDAVVAMSGALKRAATALFKIANDIRFLGSGPRCGLGEIQLPPVQPGSSIMPGKVNPVMAESLMQVCAQVVGNDAAITLGGLSGNFELNVMMPVMAHNLLSSIDILAAAATQFSERCVKGLQANRERCESLVEESLAMCTALAPAIGYDNAAQIAKEAYQNGRTVRQVANEKQILPAEELENLLDPRPMTEPGVPGKTR, from the coding sequence ATGAGTACCCGTACCGAAAAAGACTCCATGGGTGAAATGCAGGTCCCGAGTGAAGCTCTCTACGGAGCCCAGACCGCCCGAGCACTGGATAACTTTCCGATCTCAGGAGTGCGTTTTTCACGCCCTTTCATCCAAGCCCTGGGCATGATCAAGCAACAGGCAGCCCGTGCCAACAACGCCCTGGGCCTGCTTGACACCGAACGGTCCGAGGCCATTGCCAAGGCCGCCGGCGAAGTGATGACCGGCACCCTCGACGACCAGTTCGTGCTCGACATTTACCAGACCGGTTCCGGCACCAGCACCAATATGAATACCAATGAGGTAATCGCCAACCGTGCCGCGCAACTACTCGGCAAGGAGATCGGATCCGGCGCCGTCCACCCCAACGATCACGTCAATTACGGTCAGTCAAGTAACGACGTCATCCCCACCGCCATGCATATTTCAGCCGTCATGGAGGTTCGTCAAACCCTGCTGCCAGCGTTGACAACCTTGCAAGAAGCGCTGGGCGAAAAGGCCCTGTCCTTTAACGGCATCACCAAGATTGGACGCACCCATCTGCAGGATGCCACTCCGGTGCGCCTCGGCCAGGTCTTCTCCGGCTATGCCCGGCAACTGACCCTGGCCATCCGCTGGATTGAAGCGGCCGAGGAAGGGTTACTGGAACTGCCCCTCGGCGGCACAGCCGTCGGCAGCGGCCTCAACACCCATCCTCAATTTGCCGAGCGGGTCATCGCCGCCATCAGTGAACTCACCGGCCGCCCCTTTGTCGAAGCAGCCAACCATTTTGAAGCCCAGGCCGCCAAGGACGCCGTAGTGGCCATGAGCGGCGCTCTCAAGCGGGCCGCGACTGCTCTGTTCAAGATTGCCAACGACATCCGCTTTCTAGGCAGCGGCCCCCGTTGCGGCCTCGGTGAAATTCAGCTACCGCCGGTGCAGCCGGGAAGTTCGATCATGCCCGGCAAGGTTAATCCGGTGATGGCCGAAAGCCTGATGCAAGTCTGTGCTCAAGTCGTCGGTAACGACGCAGCCATCACCCTCGGCGGCCTTTCCGGAAACTTTGAACTCAACGTCATGATGCCAGTCATGGCTCACAACCTGCTCAGCTCTATTGACATCCTCGCCGCCGCCGCCACCCAGTTCAGCGAACGCTGCGTCAAAGGATTGCAGGCCAACCGCGAACGCTGCGAGTCGCTGGTCGAGGAGAGCCTGGCCATGTGCACCGCCCTGGCGCCCGCCATCGGCTACGATAACGCCGCGCAAATCGCCAAAGAAGCTTACCAGAACGGCCGGACAGTACGGCAGGTAGCCAACGAAAAACAGATTCTGCCCGCTGAAGAGCTAGAAAACCTGCTCGATCCGCGGCCGATGACCGAGCCGGGGGTGCCAGGCAAAACTCGGTAA
- a CDS encoding HD domain-containing protein, with amino-acid sequence MKSLANFFFEVGMLKRTPRSGFQFLGSGAESVAEHSYRAAIIGFTLARLDEKADVGRVLQLCLFHDIPEARTGDLNYVNKKYVQVDEQRAVDDLAETLPFGDDYRELVAEFSVQESHEAQLAHDADQLEMILALKEYKDLGNRYADEWYPFSVRRLKTDTAKRLAESIWSTDSSRWWFDDDEDWWVKGRR; translated from the coding sequence ATGAAGAGTCTGGCCAATTTCTTTTTTGAAGTCGGCATGCTCAAACGCACGCCCCGGAGCGGTTTTCAGTTTCTCGGCTCGGGAGCCGAGTCGGTGGCCGAGCATTCCTATCGAGCGGCCATTATCGGTTTTACCCTGGCGCGGCTCGATGAGAAGGCCGATGTCGGGCGGGTGTTGCAGCTCTGCCTGTTCCATGATATCCCCGAAGCCCGCACCGGCGACCTCAACTATGTCAATAAAAAGTACGTGCAAGTCGATGAGCAGCGGGCGGTGGATGATCTGGCCGAAACTCTGCCTTTCGGTGATGACTACCGGGAGCTGGTGGCCGAGTTCAGTGTCCAGGAGAGCCATGAAGCGCAACTGGCCCATGACGCCGATCAGCTCGAGATGATCCTCGCGCTCAAAGAATACAAGGATCTCGGCAACCGCTATGCCGATGAGTGGTATCCTTTCTCCGTTCGACGCCTTAAAACCGACACTGCCAAACGCTTGGCAGAGAGTATCTGGAGTACCGACTCGAGCCGTTGGTGGTTCGATGACGATGAGGACTGGTGGGTCAAAGGGCGTCGCTGA
- the serS gene encoding serine--tRNA ligase, which produces MFDAKYLRDNLELVRERLASRGDEIDLTSFAELDARRRTLLGEGESLKAERNKVSALIGKTKDKSQVQGEIARMKEVSARIKDLDEELKGVEDELKGLLLTLPNLPHEDCPVGTSEEDNRELRTWGEIPQFEFEAKPHWEIGEQLGVLDFERAGKLAGARFSLLQGAGARLERALINFMLDLHTGQHNYVEILPPFMVNRDTMTGTGQLPKFEDDLFHLDDPDFFLIPTAEVPVTNIHRDEILPLADLPVCYTAYTPCFRKEAGSHGRDTRGLIRQHQFNKVELVKFVAPEESDRELEKLLDNAEEVLRKLQLPYRVVDLCTGDIGFSAARTFDIEVWLPGQQAYREISSCSNFREFQARRAAIRFRREAKGKPELVHTLNGSGLAVGRTLLAILENYQQEDGSVVIPEVLRPYMGGLEKITAQG; this is translated from the coding sequence ATGTTTGATGCGAAATATTTGCGCGATAATCTGGAGCTGGTCCGCGAACGTCTTGCCAGCCGAGGCGACGAGATCGATCTGACCTCCTTTGCTGAATTGGACGCCCGTCGCCGGACGTTGCTCGGCGAGGGGGAATCCCTCAAGGCTGAGCGTAACAAGGTTTCGGCCCTGATCGGCAAGACCAAGGACAAGAGCCAGGTGCAGGGCGAGATCGCCCGCATGAAAGAAGTCTCTGCGCGTATCAAGGACCTTGACGAGGAGCTCAAAGGGGTCGAGGATGAGCTCAAAGGTCTGCTGCTGACCCTGCCCAATCTCCCCCACGAGGATTGTCCGGTCGGCACCAGCGAAGAGGATAATCGCGAGTTGCGTACCTGGGGTGAGATCCCTCAATTCGAATTTGAAGCCAAGCCCCACTGGGAGATTGGCGAGCAACTTGGCGTACTCGATTTCGAACGGGCCGGTAAGCTTGCCGGAGCTCGTTTTTCCTTGTTGCAAGGGGCCGGCGCACGGCTGGAAAGGGCGCTGATCAACTTCATGCTCGACCTCCATACAGGGCAGCACAATTATGTTGAAATTCTGCCGCCCTTTATGGTAAACAGGGACACCATGACGGGGACGGGACAACTCCCCAAGTTTGAAGACGATCTTTTTCATTTAGACGATCCGGATTTCTTCCTGATCCCGACTGCCGAAGTGCCGGTGACCAACATTCATCGGGACGAGATTTTGCCGCTGGCCGACCTGCCGGTCTGCTACACGGCCTATACTCCCTGCTTTCGCAAAGAGGCGGGTTCTCATGGCCGGGACACGCGAGGATTGATCCGTCAGCATCAGTTCAACAAGGTGGAACTGGTCAAGTTTGTAGCACCGGAAGAGTCTGACCGCGAATTGGAAAAGCTGCTCGATAACGCCGAAGAGGTGTTGCGCAAGTTGCAGCTGCCCTATCGAGTGGTCGATCTCTGTACCGGCGATATCGGTTTCTCAGCCGCCCGCACCTTCGATATTGAGGTCTGGTTGCCGGGGCAGCAAGCGTATCGGGAGATTTCGTCCTGCTCCAACTTCCGGGAATTCCAGGCCCGCCGAGCGGCAATCCGCTTCCGGCGTGAGGCCAAAGGCAAGCCCGAACTGGTTCATACTCTTAATGGCTCCGGCTTGGCAGTCGGTCGGACCCTGCTGGCCATTTTGGAAAACTACCAGCAAGAAGATGGTTCGGTGGTGATCCCTGAGGTTCTACGGCCCTACATGGGTGGGCTCGAGAAGATCACCGCGCAAGGTTGA
- a CDS encoding nitroreductase family protein, translated as MEAITMIKERRSIRKYKNEKVDRKTMEEVIDIARWAPSWANFQIARYTLVDDEATIAKLTTEGVQGFAYNINTLKTAHGVAVLSFVKGKSGRLDKYGDFDSSNAHLWESFDAGIACQTFCLAAHAKGVGTCIFGVIDDKAIADIVDLPKEETVAALIVYGYPDESPEAPPRKTVEKLLRFI; from the coding sequence ATGGAAGCAATTACGATGATCAAGGAGCGCCGGAGCATTCGAAAATACAAGAATGAAAAAGTCGACCGGAAGACCATGGAGGAGGTCATCGACATCGCTCGATGGGCGCCTTCCTGGGCCAATTTCCAGATTGCCCGATATACCCTGGTCGACGACGAGGCGACCATTGCCAAGCTGACAACCGAAGGGGTTCAAGGTTTTGCCTACAACATCAACACCCTGAAGACGGCCCACGGCGTTGCGGTCTTAAGCTTCGTGAAAGGGAAAAGCGGTCGGCTGGATAAGTACGGGGATTTCGACAGTTCCAATGCACATCTCTGGGAATCTTTCGATGCCGGTATCGCCTGCCAGACTTTCTGCCTGGCGGCCCATGCCAAGGGGGTCGGGACCTGCATCTTTGGTGTTATTGACGATAAGGCCATTGCCGACATCGTTGACCTGCCGAAAGAGGAGACCGTCGCCGCTTTGATTGTTTACGGGTATCCGGATGAATCTCCGGAAGCTCCGCCACGCAAAACGGTCGAAAAGCTTCTCCGTTTTATTTAA
- the katG gene encoding catalase/peroxidase HPI, with protein sequence MSEESKCPVTGKTAIPTAGGGTSNRDWWPNQLDLNILHQQSSLSNPMGENFNYAEEFKTLDLQAVKDDLYALMTDSQDWWPADYGHYGGLFIRMAWHSAGTYRMGDGRGGGGTGNQRFAPLNSWPDNVNLDKARRLLWPIKQKYGKKISWADLMILTGNCALESMGFKTFGFAGGRADIWEPEQDIYWGAEEEWLATSDKPKSRYSGDRDLENPLAAVQMGLIYVNPEGPDGNPDPVASGRDVRETFARMAMNDEETVALVAGGHTFGKCHGAGDAAQVGAEPEAAPIEEQGLGWKSSFGSGKGGDTISSGIEGAWKPNPTQWDMGYLKVLFKYEWELVKSPAGANQWLAIDVDEEDMIVDAHDPSKKLRPMMTTADLSLRFDPIYEPISRRYLENPEEFADAFARAWFKLTHRDMGPRSRYLGPEVPAEELIWQDPVPAVDHALIDAQDIAALKGKVLASGLSIPQLVSTAWASASTFRGSDKRGGANGARIRLAPQKDWQVNQPTQLKSVLQTLESIQQEFNSTQSGGKKVSLADLIVLGGCAAVEQAAKNAGANVTVPFTPGRTDASQEQTDAASFAVLEPAADGFRNYQKAKYAVKVEKLLIDRAQLLTLTAPEMTALVGGMRVLNANYDQAQHGVFTKRPEALTNDFFINLLDMGTTWKPTAKDEDLFEGRDRATGELKWTGTRIDLVFGSNSQLRALAEVYACEDSQEKFVKDFVAAWDKVMNLDRFDLE encoded by the coding sequence ATGAGCGAAGAAAGCAAATGCCCGGTAACGGGAAAAACCGCCATACCCACTGCTGGCGGCGGCACATCGAACCGGGACTGGTGGCCAAACCAGCTGGACCTGAATATCCTGCACCAGCAGTCTTCCCTATCCAATCCAATGGGCGAAAATTTCAACTACGCCGAGGAATTCAAGACACTTGACCTGCAGGCAGTAAAGGATGACCTCTACGCGCTGATGACCGACTCCCAGGACTGGTGGCCGGCCGACTACGGTCACTACGGGGGGCTTTTTATCCGTATGGCCTGGCACAGCGCAGGCACCTACCGCATGGGTGACGGCCGTGGGGGTGGTGGGACCGGCAACCAGCGCTTTGCCCCCCTTAACAGCTGGCCCGACAACGTGAACCTCGACAAGGCGCGGCGGCTACTCTGGCCGATCAAGCAAAAATACGGCAAAAAAATATCCTGGGCCGACCTGATGATCCTGACCGGCAACTGTGCCCTGGAGTCGATGGGATTCAAGACCTTCGGTTTCGCCGGCGGTCGCGCGGACATCTGGGAGCCGGAACAGGATATCTACTGGGGCGCCGAAGAAGAATGGCTAGCTACCAGCGACAAGCCTAAAAGCCGTTACAGTGGCGACCGGGATCTCGAAAACCCCCTCGCCGCGGTACAGATGGGCCTGATCTATGTCAACCCGGAAGGCCCGGACGGCAATCCGGATCCGGTGGCCTCGGGCCGAGACGTCCGTGAAACCTTCGCCCGCATGGCTATGAACGACGAAGAGACCGTTGCTCTGGTGGCCGGCGGCCACACCTTCGGCAAGTGTCATGGCGCAGGCGATGCGGCTCAAGTCGGTGCGGAACCGGAGGCCGCCCCTATTGAGGAACAGGGCCTCGGCTGGAAGAGCAGCTTTGGCAGCGGCAAAGGCGGAGATACCATCAGTAGCGGCATCGAGGGGGCCTGGAAACCGAACCCCACCCAGTGGGACATGGGCTATTTGAAGGTGCTGTTCAAATACGAGTGGGAATTGGTCAAGAGTCCCGCCGGCGCCAATCAGTGGCTGGCCATTGACGTGGACGAAGAGGATATGATCGTTGACGCCCACGACCCATCCAAGAAACTCCGGCCGATGATGACTACCGCCGATCTCTCGTTGCGCTTCGACCCCATCTACGAGCCGATTTCGCGACGCTACCTGGAGAATCCGGAGGAATTCGCCGACGCCTTCGCCCGTGCCTGGTTCAAGCTGACCCACCGCGACATGGGACCCCGCTCGCGCTATCTCGGCCCCGAAGTCCCGGCGGAGGAACTTATCTGGCAAGATCCCGTGCCCGCCGTCGACCATGCGCTGATCGACGCCCAGGACATCGCCGCTCTCAAAGGCAAGGTCCTCGCCTCGGGTCTGTCGATTCCGCAACTGGTCTCCACCGCCTGGGCTTCGGCGTCCACCTTCCGCGGTTCCGACAAGCGCGGCGGTGCCAACGGCGCGCGTATTCGCCTGGCACCGCAGAAGGATTGGCAAGTCAACCAGCCGACCCAACTGAAGAGCGTGCTGCAGACCCTGGAAAGCATCCAGCAGGAGTTCAACAGCACTCAGTCCGGCGGCAAGAAGGTCTCTCTCGCCGATCTGATCGTGCTGGGCGGCTGCGCAGCTGTCGAACAGGCAGCCAAGAACGCCGGGGCCAACGTGACTGTTCCCTTCACGCCGGGGCGCACGGATGCGTCGCAAGAACAAACCGATGCGGCTTCTTTCGCCGTACTCGAACCAGCCGCGGACGGGTTCCGCAACTACCAGAAAGCCAAATACGCCGTAAAGGTAGAGAAACTGCTGATCGATCGCGCCCAGCTGCTGACCCTGACCGCTCCGGAGATGACCGCCCTGGTGGGGGGCATGCGTGTTCTGAACGCCAACTACGACCAGGCCCAGCACGGCGTCTTCACCAAGCGACCGGAGGCCCTCACCAACGATTTCTTCATCAACCTGCTCGACATGGGCACAACCTGGAAGCCGACAGCAAAAGATGAGGACCTGTTCGAAGGTCGCGACCGCGCCACCGGCGAATTGAAGTGGACTGGCACCCGTATCGACCTGGTGTTCGGTTCTAATTCCCAGCTCCGGGCCCTGGCGGAAGTCTACGCTTGCGAAGATTCCCAGGAAAAGTTCGTGAAAGATTTTGTCGCCGCCTGGGACAAGGTCATGAATCTTGATCGCTTTGATCTCGAGTAA
- a CDS encoding Fur family transcriptional regulator, with amino-acid sequence MGFCRELGIKPTHQRTEIYRELMSTENHPNAETIYGNVRKRIPAISLDTVYRTLRLFEQKGIISRVSAAGESMRFDGNTKHHHHFICVECGKVRDFYSDNFNNLVAPAEVTELGNIGSVHVEVRGICNDCQNKNRHNPKK; translated from the coding sequence ATGGGATTCTGTCGAGAACTAGGCATTAAACCTACCCATCAGCGAACCGAGATATATCGAGAACTGATGTCGACAGAAAATCACCCTAACGCGGAAACCATTTACGGGAATGTCAGAAAACGAATTCCTGCCATCTCCCTGGATACGGTTTACCGAACCCTGCGCCTTTTTGAACAGAAAGGTATAATTTCACGGGTCAGTGCCGCCGGCGAGAGTATGCGATTTGACGGGAACACCAAACATCATCATCACTTTATCTGCGTAGAGTGTGGCAAAGTACGGGATTTTTACAGCGACAACTTCAATAACTTGGTCGCCCCGGCAGAGGTGACAGAACTTGGGAATATAGGCTCTGTCCATGTGGAGGTTCGAGGGATCTGTAACGATTGCCAGAACAAAAATCGCCACAATCCGAAAAAGTAA
- a CDS encoding pyridoxal-phosphate-dependent aminotransferase family protein, with protein sequence MSKKLYIPGPVQISPDVMEAMTAPMIGHRMKEYAELHAEVTTGLKQLLNAPGPVFLSTSSAFGVMEGAVRNLVQKRCACFANGAFSNKWHNVTERCGLQADLFTADWGQPITAAMVDEALATGKYDAMTMVHNETSTGVMSPLEEIAEVMRKYPEVSFIVDSVSSMTAVPIDVTALGIDVCLAGVQKAFGLPPGLAVFAVSPKALDKARTTPNRGYYFDFIEFEKNDLKNNTPSTPCISLIFALRHQLQKMFAEGLDNRYARHRRMAQATRDWVIAQGFGLFAADSCASMTLTAGTNDGRTDLEQLKKLAGERGYAIDNGYGKIKNQTFRIPHMADATMASMEEFFSVLEELLPQVRTA encoded by the coding sequence ATGAGCAAAAAACTCTACATTCCGGGACCGGTTCAAATCAGCCCGGACGTCATGGAAGCCATGACCGCACCGATGATCGGCCACCGCATGAAAGAATACGCGGAACTGCACGCCGAAGTTACCACCGGCCTCAAGCAACTGTTAAACGCCCCCGGCCCGGTGTTCCTCTCGACCTCCAGCGCCTTTGGCGTAATGGAAGGTGCAGTACGCAACCTGGTACAGAAGCGCTGCGCATGCTTTGCCAACGGCGCCTTCAGCAACAAGTGGCACAATGTTACCGAACGCTGTGGCCTGCAGGCCGATCTGTTTACCGCCGACTGGGGCCAGCCGATCACTGCGGCAATGGTTGACGAGGCTCTAGCGACTGGTAAATACGATGCCATGACCATGGTGCACAACGAGACCAGCACCGGCGTCATGTCGCCCCTCGAAGAGATCGCCGAGGTGATGCGCAAATATCCCGAGGTCTCCTTCATCGTTGACAGTGTCTCCTCCATGACCGCGGTGCCCATCGATGTTACCGCTCTGGGTATCGACGTCTGCCTGGCCGGCGTACAGAAGGCTTTCGGCCTGCCCCCGGGTCTGGCGGTCTTCGCCGTCAGCCCCAAAGCTCTCGACAAGGCCCGCACCACCCCCAACCGCGGTTACTACTTTGACTTCATCGAGTTCGAAAAGAACGACCTGAAGAACAACACCCCAAGCACCCCCTGCATCAGCCTGATCTTCGCCTTGCGCCATCAGCTGCAGAAGATGTTCGCCGAGGGGCTGGACAACCGCTATGCCCGCCATCGCCGCATGGCCCAGGCCACCCGCGACTGGGTTATCGCTCAAGGCTTTGGCCTCTTTGCCGCCGACTCCTGCGCCTCTATGACCCTGACCGCCGGCACCAACGACGGCCGCACCGATCTTGAGCAGCTGAAAAAGCTGGCCGGAGAGCGAGGCTACGCCATCGATAACGGCTACGGCAAGATCAAGAACCAGACTTTCCGCATTCCCCATATGGCCGATGCCACTATGGCCAGCATGGAAGAGTTTTTCAGTGTGCTGGAAGAGCTGTTGCCTCAGGTCCGCACAGCCTGA
- the groES gene encoding co-chaperone GroES gives MNIRPLRDRIIVERVEEETTTAGGIIIPDSAKEKPQQGIIKAVGKGKVTEDGTVLPMDVKVGDRILFGKYAGSEVKIDGIEYQIMREEDILGVLE, from the coding sequence ATGAACATCAGACCGTTGCGTGATCGCATCATCGTCGAAAGGGTAGAAGAGGAAACTACTACCGCCGGAGGCATCATTATTCCCGATTCCGCCAAGGAAAAGCCCCAGCAGGGCATTATCAAGGCCGTTGGCAAGGGCAAGGTGACTGAAGACGGCACCGTTCTGCCCATGGATGTGAAGGTTGGCGATCGGATCCTGTTCGGCAAGTATGCCGGCAGCGAAGTCAAGATCGACGGTATCGAATACCAGATCATGCGCGAAGAAGATATCCTCGGCGTGCTCGAATAA
- the groL gene encoding chaperonin GroEL (60 kDa chaperone family; promotes refolding of misfolded polypeptides especially under stressful conditions; forms two stacked rings of heptamers to form a barrel-shaped 14mer; ends can be capped by GroES; misfolded proteins enter the barrel where they are refolded when GroES binds) yields MSAKEIKFGQEARSLILDGVNQLANAVKVTLGPKGRNVVIDKSFGAPLITKDGVSVAKEIELEGKFENMGAQLVKEVASKTSDVAGDGTTTATVLAQGIYCEGVKLVTAGHNPMEIKRGIDKAVEAAVAHLQELSKPIKDHKEIAQVGTISANSDATIGNIIAEAMEKVGKEGVITVEEAKAMETSLETVEGMQFDRGYLSPYFVTDPERMEAVMEDALILIHDKKISNMRDMVGVLEAVAKQGRPLLIIAEDIEGEALATLVVNKLRGTLNVSAVKAPGFGDRRKAMLEDIAILTGGTVIAEEVGLKLEAATIDQLGHAKRIVIDKENTTIIDGAGAESDINARVAQIRAQIEESTSDYDKEKLQERLAKLVGGVAVVKVGAATETEMKEKKARVEDALHATRAAVEEGIVPGGGVALIRCIAALEGLELVGEQKFGLNIVRRALEEPLRQISANAGMEGSIVVNQVAGEKGSYGFNAAIDEYCDMIEAGIIDPTKVVRSALQNASSVAGLMLTTEACVAELPKADDAMGGMPGGMPGGMGGMGGMGGMM; encoded by the coding sequence ATGTCCGCTAAAGAAATCAAATTCGGGCAAGAAGCCCGTAGCCTTATTCTCGACGGTGTCAACCAGCTGGCCAACGCGGTCAAGGTGACCCTCGGCCCCAAAGGGCGCAACGTCGTTATCGACAAGTCTTTCGGCGCTCCCCTGATCACCAAGGACGGCGTTTCCGTTGCCAAGGAAATCGAGCTGGAAGGCAAGTTTGAAAACATGGGCGCCCAGCTGGTCAAGGAAGTCGCTTCCAAGACTTCCGACGTCGCCGGTGACGGTACCACCACCGCTACCGTGCTGGCCCAGGGCATCTACTGCGAAGGCGTCAAGCTGGTTACCGCCGGTCACAACCCCATGGAAATCAAGCGGGGCATCGACAAGGCTGTTGAGGCCGCTGTCGCCCACCTGCAGGAGCTGTCCAAGCCCATCAAGGACCACAAGGAAATCGCTCAGGTTGGCACCATCTCCGCCAATAGCGATGCCACCATCGGCAACATCATCGCCGAGGCCATGGAGAAGGTCGGCAAGGAAGGCGTTATCACCGTTGAGGAAGCCAAGGCCATGGAGACCTCTTTGGAAACTGTGGAAGGCATGCAGTTCGATCGCGGCTACCTGTCTCCTTACTTCGTGACCGATCCTGAGCGTATGGAAGCGGTTATGGAGGACGCTCTGATCCTGATCCACGACAAGAAGATCAGCAACATGCGCGACATGGTCGGTGTTCTTGAAGCCGTGGCCAAGCAGGGCCGTCCGCTGCTCATCATCGCTGAAGACATCGAAGGCGAAGCGCTGGCTACCCTGGTTGTCAACAAACTGCGTGGTACCCTCAACGTTTCTGCCGTAAAGGCTCCTGGTTTCGGCGACCGCCGTAAGGCCATGCTCGAAGACATCGCTATCCTGACCGGTGGTACCGTGATCGCTGAAGAAGTAGGCCTGAAGCTCGAAGCGGCCACCATCGATCAGCTCGGCCACGCCAAGCGTATCGTCATCGACAAGGAAAACACCACCATCATCGACGGTGCCGGCGCCGAGTCCGATATCAACGCTCGCGTAGCTCAAATCCGTGCCCAGATCGAAGAGAGTACCAGCGACTACGACAAGGAAAAGCTCCAGGAGCGTCTTGCCAAGCTGGTCGGCGGTGTCGCCGTGGTCAAGGTCGGCGCTGCTACCGAAACCGAAATGAAAGAGAAGAAGGCCCGCGTCGAAGACGCCCTGCACGCTACCCGCGCTGCCGTTGAAGAAGGCATCGTCCCCGGTGGCGGCGTAGCTCTGATCCGCTGCATCGCCGCTCTGGAAGGTCTGGAGCTGGTGGGCGAGCAGAAGTTCGGCCTGAATATCGTACGCCGCGCTCTCGAAGAGCCCCTGCGTCAGATTTCCGCCAATGCTGGCATGGAAGGTTCCATCGTCGTCAACCAGGTGGCTGGCGAAAAGGGCTCCTACGGCTTCAACGCTGCCATCGACGAGTACTGCGACATGATCGAGGCCGGTATCATCGACCCGACCAAAGTGGTTCGCAGCGCCCTGCAAAATGCTTCTTCCGTGGCCGGCCTGATGCTGACCACCGAAGCTTGCGTTGCAGAACTGCCCAAGGCTGATGATGCCATGGGCGGCATGCCTGGCGGTATGCCCGGCGGCATGGGTGGCATGGGCGGCATGGGCGGCATGATGTAA
- a CDS encoding gamma-glutamylcyclotransferase family protein, translating into MTCETTLLFVYGTLRQGADHSAHQLLKREAKLIARGYMRGRLYEIDDYPGAVWSEAGNDQVVGELYQLLEADSLLETLDDYEEAGENYPEPREYKRCRVTVEREDKTKVVAWCYLYNRPTAGLRSVVSGDWCE; encoded by the coding sequence ATGACTTGCGAAACCACGCTCTTGTTTGTCTACGGCACCCTGCGCCAGGGTGCCGACCATTCGGCCCATCAGCTGCTGAAAAGGGAGGCAAAGCTGATCGCCCGAGGGTACATGAGGGGGCGCCTCTACGAGATTGACGACTACCCCGGAGCGGTGTGGTCAGAGGCCGGCAACGATCAGGTGGTCGGCGAACTCTACCAACTACTGGAGGCGGATTCTCTACTGGAAACCCTGGATGACTATGAAGAGGCGGGGGAGAATTACCCGGAACCGCGGGAATACAAACGCTGCCGGGTTACGGTTGAACGGGAAGACAAAACGAAGGTGGTCGCCTGGTGTTATCTCTACAATCGACCGACCGCTGGGCTACGGTCGGTCGTTAGCGGCGACTGGTGCGAGTGA